The Candidatus Nitronereus thalassa genome includes the window CCACAATCAAAAGCTCTGCCGACCTGACCATGGTCGTCCATCTGAAATCACCCAACGACCGATATGACATGCTCTACCTCCGTAACTATGCGGTCCTCAATGTCAAAGATGAATTAGCCAAAATTCCCGGCGTCGGGCAGGTCCTGCTCTTTGGCGCTGGCGACTATGCCATGCGCCTTTGGCTGAACCCCGAAAAAATTGCCGAACGCAATCTCACTGCGGGAGATGTGGTGAATGCAGTCCGAGAGCAAAACGTGCAGATCGCGGCTGGCATCATCGGTGGTGCGCCATATGCGGATGTCGTTGAACTTCAGTTGCCCGTCAATGCCAAAGGTCGACTGGAAACTCCAGAAGAATTTGAAGAGATCATTATTCGGACAGGTCTCAATGGACAAATCACCAGGCTCAAAGATGTGGCAAAGGTAGAAATGGGCGCTTCGGAATATGCTCTGCGCTCGCTCCTGAATAACAAAAATGCCGCCGCCATCCCCATCTTTGCTTCACCAGGCGCCAATGCGTTGGATATTTCGAATAATGTCCGCCACAAAATGGAAGAGTTGAAAAAAAACTTTCCTGAAGGCCTGGATTATAGCGTGGTTTACGATCCGACCGTTTTTGTCAGGGGTTCGATTAAAGCCGTCATTAAAACCTTACTCGAAGCCGTCGCCTTAGTGGTATTGGTGGTGATTTTGTTTCTTCAAACATGGCGGGCCTCGATCATTCCGTTGCTCGCCGTGCCTGTCTCCATTATTGGCACCTTTGGGCTCATGTACCTGTTCGGATTTTCCATAAACGTCCTCACGCTGTTCGGACTGATTCTCGCCATTGGCATCGTGGTGGATGATGCCATCGTGGTCGTGGAAAATGTGGAACGCAATATTGAAAATGGCCTTTCACCCAAAGAGGCCACGTACAAAGCCATGCGTGAAGTCAGCGGCCCGATCATCGCCATTACGTTGACCCTCGTTGCCGTGTTCGTGCCAATTGCGTTTACCAGCGGGCTCACTGGACAGTTCTACAAACAATTTGCCTTGACCATTGCCATTTCCACGGTCATCTCTGCGTTCAACTCGCTGACCTTAAGCCCCGCCATAGCAAGCTTGCTGCTCAAACCTCAAGGCCAAGCCAATGATTGGCTGACACGGAGCATGAACAAAGCCTTTGGCCCGTTTTTTCAGGGTTTCAATCGTTTTTTTCGCTTTAGCTCAGAAAAATATTCAAGTGGCGTGGGGAAAACTCTGGCCCGTCGAGGTGCAGGGCTTGCCCTCTATGTAGTTTTACTCGTCATGGCCTACGGCATGTTCAAAACGGTGCCCAACGGTTTTGTGCCAGTGCAAGACAAACAATATCTCGTCAGTTTTGCGCAATTGCCTGATGGCGCAACGTTGGACCGTACGGAAGCCGTCCTTCGCGAAATGTCGGACATGGCACTACGCATCCCTGGCGTGGCCGGGGCCGTCGGCTTTCCAGGACTCTCGATCAATGACTTTACCAATAGTTCAAGCGCCGGGATCGTGTTTCTCCCACTTGATGATTTTGATCAGCGCACCGATCCGTCGAGGTCAGCCTTCGCAATCACCCAGACCCTTCAACAACAATATAACGGCATTGAAGAAGCCTTTGTGGCGATTTTTCCACCACCACCAGTCCAAGGTCTCGGCACCATTGGAGGGTTTAAACTGCAGATCGAAGACCGAACCGACCAAGGCTATCAAGCCTTGCAGGAGGCCGTGGGGAACGTCCTGGCCAAAGCCTATGCCTCTCCAGAACTGACCGGAGTATTCTCCAGCTACAAAATCAATGTGCCGCAATTGTATGCGGAATTGGATCGTACCAAAGCCAAGCAACTTGGGCTCAATATCAATGAAGTGTTTGAAGCCATGCAGGTCTATCTCGGCTCGCTCTATATCAATGACTTCAATGCCTTTGGACGCACTTATCAGGTCATTGCCCAAGCCGAAAAACAGTTTCGCGATGCACCGAACGATATTCTGAATCTCAAGGTTCGAAATCAACGTGGGGAAATGGTGCCTCTAGGATCAATCGTGCACATCAGCGAAACCTTCGGACCGGAATCGGCTCAACGATATAATGCCTTCCGCGCCGCGGATCTGAATGGGAATGCCGCGCCTGGATATTCTTCAGGCCAGGCACAGGAAACAATCACGCGAATCTTAGAAGAAACGCTTCCACAGGGCATGCAATTTGAGTGGACGGACCTCACCTATCAGCAAATACTGGCCGGGGATACTACAATGTATGTGATACCTTTGGTGCTGTTCCTTGTGTTCTTGGTGTTGGCTGCACAATATGAAAGTTTGACTCTTCCGCTCGCGATCATACTCATCGTTCCGATGAGTATGCTGTCGGCTTTAATCGGTGTGTGGCTGTCAGGAGGCGACAATAATATCTTCACCCAGATCAGTTTGTTTGTACTCATGGGACTCGCGACGAAAAACGCGATCCTCATTGTGGAATTTGCACGCGAGCTGGAGCATCAAGGCCAAAGCATTGTCCAAGCTGCCTTGGAAGCCTGTCGTTTGCGATTACGCCCAATTCTCATGACCTCATTTTCGTTCATTATGGGTGTCCTGCCGATGGCCATCTCTTCTGGCGCGGGAGCGGAAATGCGAAATGCCATGGGTATTGCCGTGTTTTCAGGCATGCTGGGTGTGACCTTTTTCGGACTTTTTCTCACGCCTGTGTTTTATGTCGTCTTACGCAAGCTGGAAACCCGCACGACTAAAACGGAAATTACCAAAGATGAGCTGAGTCATGATGTGGTTCCGAATAATTAATAATCCCAGGCTCATATTCCTGATCGGAAGTCTGCTGGCATTGTCGGCCTGCTCCGTTGGGAGGGAATACCACACACCGAAAACCGAGACCTTGGCTCAAGACAAATTCTTGGAACAAGACCAGGGACGTTTTCGCGCAACGGAACCAGTTGCCGCATGGTGGCGACAATTGGGGGATGACCAACTTACCTTGTTGGTGGAACAGGGGCTTGAGCATAACCTGGATATTCAAATTGCCCTCGCAAATCTGCAAGAAGCTCGCTTCTTGTTGAGTGAGACCACTTTCGATCGTTTTCCCACAGTGGAAACTCAAGGAAAAGTGACACGCCAATTACAAAGTAAAGAAGCGATATTTCCGCCATTTGGCAACCGGACGCAGACCACCTATAACGCCGGGTTTGATGCATTCTGGGAACTCAATTTGTTTGGCCGTGTCAGCCAGCGAATCGCCGCATCCGAAGCCAATTTAGAGGCACGGGAGGCAGATCTTGATGCCACCTATGTCACGATCGCTGCGGAAGTCGCTCGAACCTATGTAGAACTCCGTGGTGGGCAATACCGTCTCGAGGTCGCGAGGCGAAACGCGGACAATCAACAACAGACCTACAACCTGACAAAGGACTTGTTTGAAGCCGGCGCCAGTGACGGGCTGGACATGGAACGCGCACGAACGCAATTAGAATTGACCAAGTCCACAATTCCACCACTCGAAGCCGAAGTGAACTCGGCCATGAACCGCCTTGCAGTGCTGACCGGACAACCCCCAACGACGTTTCATGTAATGTTACAGTCCGTAGAGCCGCTTCCGTCCATTCCCACCACCGTCGACGTTGGAGACCCAATGGCCCTGCTTCAACGCCGGCCGGATATCCGGGCAGCCGAGCGAGACCTTGCAAGCGCAGTTGCGGAATATAATGTGAACGTGACGGATCTCTATCCTAATGTCACGGTTAAAGGAAGTCTTGGGTTTTCCTCGACGTCGATTTCCGATCTCGTCACAGGATCAGCAGGAACATATCTCATCGGCCCACAAATCAACTGGGCCGCATTCAACCTTGGCCGTGTCTTCGCTAGGATAGATGCCGCAGATGCGCGGGCCAAGGCCCGCTTGGCGTCCTTTGAAAAAACCGTATTGCGAGCTCTGGAAGAAACTGAATCCGCGATGGTTAATTTTTCCCGGCAGGAACAAAGCCGCGCACGCCTCCAAGACGCCGCGGTCTCAAGCGCGAAGGCCGCAAAGTTTGCAGAGGAACGATTCGACGCTGGAATTGATAATTTTCTGGATGTACTCGTCGCTCAGGCGACGATGCTGGAAGCGCAAGATCGTTTGGCTAACAGCGAGATTAATGTTGCGTTGAATTTGGTGGCAATTTATAAAGCCCTCGGTGGCGGATGGCAGGTAAAAACTCCCTCGACCAACCTATCGACCGATGTAGCTGTCGTCCCCACCGCTACGCGACAAGACATTGTTGATTCGTTTATGCAGAAGGTGCCTACATCAAAAGGCCAGTAATAAACTGCCAGCTATGATTTCTGAGTTACAACCTCATTCAGTTAAGGCGTCCAGGCCGGTATACGGATAGATACACGGAATTGGCCTTTTTTCTAATCCACGGAAATCGAAAGAGGGTCCGAATCTGGCTGGCATATTGCCCAATATTGGCTTGTTGCCATAGCCCTTTTTCAAAATAGGGTTGATTCTCCAAATCACTGACAAACCCCGCGAATTTCTTTTCTGTAAAAAAACTCACGGCCCAACTATTCGTCCACCTCGGTTGACAATGCCGGACATAATCATCCACCTCGTAAAGCAAGGCTTGCGCCTTCGTCAGATCCATCATGACGGTTTCACTCGTCAGAAGAAACAGCACATCGTGGTCGTGAGGAATACGGATAAGTCCAATCGCATCCTGTAACTTCTGACACAGAAGCTCATCAATGATGTAGACATCAGGCTGTCCCGGATCACCTTTGGGAATCGTGACTGAATGTGGTGCATCCTTTTGGCAAACGAATTTTATGCCAGACGGTGGACAATCCCACTGAAGAAGGACTCCGGACTGCTGAATATTCTCCAATAACGACCGAATCTGATGATTCAAGACAATCCTATCCTGAACCGACTCTCCAGGAAGCAGGCGAATACTTCGTGACCCAAAATTTCCGAGAAAGGAGGTTTGGATGAGAGGAAGGTGCTCTCCCTCCAGACGAAACGCTTTAAACCATTTGGAATCATTCGGAGGTGTCCATGGAAGATCATGAACATCGACAGAAACTGGCTCCGCACTGACATTGGTTAAGTGAACGTGAAACTCATACAAGCTTGGCTGAGGTTTTTTTAACGAAACCTCTAAGGCCAAAGGCAATCGGGGTTCCTCTTCAGGATCATCGCCCGAATTTGCGGCAGGGATCAGGGAAGGAACCCCAGCCACTCCTAGCCCCCCCAGAAACACCACGGCATAAAAAACAATCATGGCCCATCTAGTTACCATGGCGCAGACGGTCTTCGAATAAAAAGATTGGCTCCATGCCTTTTTCATATTAAAACGCACCCTTAATCTAAGGGGAGACAACCCCGGCTCCCCCGCCTTCGGCCATCTATCCTATGCTATACTGAATACATGATTGCATATGAAAGTTTTTTCCTTTAAGAATTTTCAGACTTACCCACGCATGTTGATACAACAGTCAAAAACTCTCGACAAGTCCGGCTTTTTCACCATGACATGTTGCACCATGAATTTCCAACCATAGGTAAAATCCATGTTCACCACGACATACAACAATTCTCACAAACATAATTTGTCAACCGACAAAAAATCTTCACGGGTCCTTGACCCCATTCTGGCCCTGGCCCTTCTCCTCTGTTCGACCACTCCGGCCTTGGCCCAAGACCTGCCAATGACTCCGGAACAAGAAATCCTGGCGGATGCGGAAGCCGCTTGGATGGAAGGTACGACACCACTTGCCTTGGAAATTCTCCGCCAAGGAATTCAAGACCATCCAGACGCGCTAGAGTTACAAAAACTGCGTGGCGATATTCTCGTCACCACTCGTCGCCCACAAGAAGCCCTTGAGGCCTATGACGCAGTTCTTCACAAAGCGCCGGACGCGCTGAATGCCCTTTGGGCCAAATGGAGTACTTTATTACGTTCCGGGCAGAGCGACCAGGCCATCGAAGAGTTTCAACGCATTGCCCAATATGATCCCACGAATCCCTTAGTACCCCTGCGATTGGCCCAAGAGCTGAGAAAGATTGATCGTCTGGAAGAATCCTTTGAATGGTACAAAAAAGCGCTGGCCCTCGGCCCTGACCTCCCTGGCTGGCGACTCGCCAAAGCCCGCGCCCAGTTTGATATCCTGGATGGTCGAGGTGCCCGTGACGAAGTGAAACAAGTGCTCGCCATGGTTGCTCCCGGGTCGCCGGAAGAGACCGCTGCTCGCAATCTGCTTTCTGTTGTGTATGGCGCCACCAAAGAACGGGGCCGACGGTATCAGTACATTTTCAGCCCCGAAGGCACAGCAGCAGAACGCAAGGAATGGGCCGCAATCCGTGCCGATTCCTGGAGACTTGTCGAAGAAGGACGCTATGCCGAAGCCGAACCGCTGTTACGCCGCGTGATCGAACTCAAGCCCAGCGACTATCGGGCCAGCCATGATTTGGGACGAGCCCTTATGGGCATGGATCGATGTCAAGAGGCCGTCGATATCTTTGAAAAAATGGTGGGGCTCAACCCCTCGGATGAAGTGTATACCGACACCTTTTACCGCATGGGGCTGTGCCTCATGAAGTTGGAACACTGGAAGGAAGCGCTGATTCATTTCCAAATACTTCATGACGCTGCGCTGGAATTTGAGCTCAGTACAAAAGAGGCCCCAGTCCCTGGAGGACTGACAGTTCTGGATATCAAAAAAATTGAGCAGCGGTTAAAAGAAGTTCGGGAACATCTTCCCGCGGCCGAACTACCGAAGGATGACGCCAATGAGCGTATTCCCTTGGCCAATGGCTCGAAGCCCGAAGGTCAATCCGAGGAGGAACTGTACAAGAAACTCGCCTCGAAACGATTGGAACCCGAGGACCCTATTTTTACACGGGCTTCCTTAATGGGTCGAGATGCGGATTTCAGCTTATTTCGACATGTGATTCCAGCTGGTCGCGTCATGCG containing:
- a CDS encoding efflux RND transporter permease subunit, which codes for MNIAKFFIDRPIFAGVLSTLIFLGGLIAMFQLPISEYPDVVPPSVLVNAQFPGANPKVIAETVATPLEEQINGVDNMLYMYSQSTSDGKMTLTVTFELGTDPDLAQQLVQNRVSQALPRLPAVTRQLGVTTIKSSADLTMVVHLKSPNDRYDMLYLRNYAVLNVKDELAKIPGVGQVLLFGAGDYAMRLWLNPEKIAERNLTAGDVVNAVREQNVQIAAGIIGGAPYADVVELQLPVNAKGRLETPEEFEEIIIRTGLNGQITRLKDVAKVEMGASEYALRSLLNNKNAAAIPIFASPGANALDISNNVRHKMEELKKNFPEGLDYSVVYDPTVFVRGSIKAVIKTLLEAVALVVLVVILFLQTWRASIIPLLAVPVSIIGTFGLMYLFGFSINVLTLFGLILAIGIVVDDAIVVVENVERNIENGLSPKEATYKAMREVSGPIIAITLTLVAVFVPIAFTSGLTGQFYKQFALTIAISTVISAFNSLTLSPAIASLLLKPQGQANDWLTRSMNKAFGPFFQGFNRFFRFSSEKYSSGVGKTLARRGAGLALYVVLLVMAYGMFKTVPNGFVPVQDKQYLVSFAQLPDGATLDRTEAVLREMSDMALRIPGVAGAVGFPGLSINDFTNSSSAGIVFLPLDDFDQRTDPSRSAFAITQTLQQQYNGIEEAFVAIFPPPPVQGLGTIGGFKLQIEDRTDQGYQALQEAVGNVLAKAYASPELTGVFSSYKINVPQLYAELDRTKAKQLGLNINEVFEAMQVYLGSLYINDFNAFGRTYQVIAQAEKQFRDAPNDILNLKVRNQRGEMVPLGSIVHISETFGPESAQRYNAFRAADLNGNAAPGYSSGQAQETITRILEETLPQGMQFEWTDLTYQQILAGDTTMYVIPLVLFLVFLVLAAQYESLTLPLAIILIVPMSMLSALIGVWLSGGDNNIFTQISLFVLMGLATKNAILIVEFARELEHQGQSIVQAALEACRLRLRPILMTSFSFIMGVLPMAISSGAGAEMRNAMGIAVFSGMLGVTFFGLFLTPVFYVVLRKLETRTTKTEITKDELSHDVVPNN
- a CDS encoding efflux transporter outer membrane subunit; protein product: MMWFRIINNPRLIFLIGSLLALSACSVGREYHTPKTETLAQDKFLEQDQGRFRATEPVAAWWRQLGDDQLTLLVEQGLEHNLDIQIALANLQEARFLLSETTFDRFPTVETQGKVTRQLQSKEAIFPPFGNRTQTTYNAGFDAFWELNLFGRVSQRIAASEANLEAREADLDATYVTIAAEVARTYVELRGGQYRLEVARRNADNQQQTYNLTKDLFEAGASDGLDMERARTQLELTKSTIPPLEAEVNSAMNRLAVLTGQPPTTFHVMLQSVEPLPSIPTTVDVGDPMALLQRRPDIRAAERDLASAVAEYNVNVTDLYPNVTVKGSLGFSSTSISDLVTGSAGTYLIGPQINWAAFNLGRVFARIDAADARAKARLASFEKTVLRALEETESAMVNFSRQEQSRARLQDAAVSSAKAAKFAEERFDAGIDNFLDVLVAQATMLEAQDRLANSEINVALNLVAIYKALGGGWQVKTPSTNLSTDVAVVPTATRQDIVDSFMQKVPTSKGQ
- a CDS encoding tetratricopeptide repeat protein; translated protein: MFTTTYNNSHKHNLSTDKKSSRVLDPILALALLLCSTTPALAQDLPMTPEQEILADAEAAWMEGTTPLALEILRQGIQDHPDALELQKLRGDILVTTRRPQEALEAYDAVLHKAPDALNALWAKWSTLLRSGQSDQAIEEFQRIAQYDPTNPLVPLRLAQELRKIDRLEESFEWYKKALALGPDLPGWRLAKARAQFDILDGRGARDEVKQVLAMVAPGSPEETAARNLLSVVYGATKERGRRYQYIFSPEGTAAERKEWAAIRADSWRLVEEGRYAEAEPLLRRVIELKPSDYRASHDLGRALMGMDRCQEAVDIFEKMVGLNPSDEVYTDTFYRMGLCLMKLEHWKEALIHFQILHDAALEFELSTKEAPVPGGLTVLDIKKIEQRLKEVREHLPAAELPKDDANERIPLANGSKPEGQSEEELYKKLASKRLEPEDPIFTRASLMGRDADFSLFRHVIPAGRVMRDDLPGGAHEFIPINPGDTFPTTQEEIFLVFGLVTASYDEVALATQCYLETSEITLEQQPLAQDRIVMAMSEQTGYFLLSPPEKGWLPGLYRCGLFVGNTITAYTHTDEVRFRIIEPTPST